From a single Loigolactobacillus coryniformis subsp. coryniformis KCTC 3167 = DSM 20001 genomic region:
- a CDS encoding ISL3 family transposase yields MLQSTFVDNNIKFALSIKDPNVVFYKYNYQVIKAKRAKVYIATVKFDQKHCANCGFCELSHNGHYVSRVTYLAANASEPVYLELHKERVICRNCKASFMATSDVVDKYCCISRATRQKVFMSLQDDRTQASIAIDAGISASTVCRYLDNYDDLFRRNLNYLPVHLAMDEFRGIGGRLHFICINGAGEHEIQQILPDRFKQSITDYFKQFPASVRARVKTVTVDLNSYYQDIAKAMFPQAKIVIDRFHIVAMMTRAFNQTRVQAMKKYNKRSYEYRTLKFAWRLYLKYAGNLDEEHVFYDRHLRKQLTQLERVEQGLTINEELKASYESMQSIMENLKNQDKDKLVEDLYTNQNISPYMKAVFQTFKKNLVVVLNASESDYTNGPVEGMNRMIKQIQRTAFGFRNYHHMISRIKLRQMRTKPMKKTELKVA; encoded by the coding sequence ATTTTACAATCTACCTTTGTAGATAATAATATAAAATTTGCGCTCAGTATTAAAGACCCAAATGTAGTTTTTTACAAATATAACTATCAAGTGATTAAAGCTAAGCGCGCAAAAGTATATATAGCCACGGTTAAGTTCGACCAGAAACATTGCGCTAACTGTGGCTTTTGCGAGCTAAGTCATAATGGACACTACGTATCACGCGTGACCTATCTGGCAGCGAATGCGAGTGAACCAGTTTATTTAGAACTCCATAAAGAACGCGTCATTTGTCGTAATTGTAAAGCGTCGTTTATGGCTACTTCTGATGTGGTAGACAAGTACTGTTGTATCTCCCGAGCCACGCGTCAGAAAGTGTTTATGAGTCTACAAGACGACCGCACTCAAGCTAGCATTGCGATCGATGCCGGCATATCAGCTAGCACTGTCTGTCGTTACTTAGACAACTATGATGACTTATTTCGCAGAAATCTTAACTATCTACCGGTTCATCTCGCCATGGATGAATTTAGAGGAATTGGTGGTCGGCTCCATTTCATCTGTATTAATGGCGCTGGTGAGCATGAAATTCAACAAATTCTGCCAGACCGATTCAAGCAAAGTATTACTGATTATTTTAAACAATTTCCAGCAAGTGTTCGAGCACGTGTCAAAACAGTTACCGTAGATCTAAATAGTTACTATCAAGACATTGCCAAGGCAATGTTTCCGCAGGCAAAAATTGTGATCGACCGCTTTCACATCGTTGCAATGATGACTCGAGCTTTTAATCAAACTCGGGTGCAAGCCATGAAAAAGTACAATAAAAGATCCTATGAATATCGCACGTTAAAGTTCGCCTGGCGGCTTTATTTGAAGTATGCCGGAAATCTAGATGAGGAACATGTCTTTTATGACCGACACCTGCGAAAACAACTCACACAACTAGAACGTGTAGAACAAGGACTGACAATTAACGAAGAACTTAAAGCATCGTACGAGTCGATGCAAAGCATCATGGAAAACCTTAAGAATCAAGACAAAGACAAGCTTGTGGAAGATCTATATACAAATCAAAATATAAGTCCCTACATGAAAGCAGTGTTTCAAACGTTCAAAAAGAACTTAGTGGTTGTACTCAACGCCAGTGAATCGGACTATACGAATGGCCCAGTCGAAGGCATGAATCGAATGATTAAACAAATTCAACGCACAGCATTTGGATTCCGTAATTACCATCATATGATTTCACGTATTAAGTTACGGCAAATGAGAACAAAACCAATGAAAAAAACAGAGTTGAAAGTCGCATGA
- a CDS encoding IS30 family transposase, with the protein MGTTILSFEDRVVIETLHHEKHSLQCIADYLGFSKTTIFNEVHRLAGEYHAVKAQTDHEVKLSHRGRKTILTTNLKRLIEEKIKIQKWSIEQVAHVVRIAYKTIYNWIDQGLLDINVTDLPDHGIRRKRSKETRGSFSHGRSIEDRPAEISDRNTSGHFEADTVLSGKRKGQAVATFVERKSRLTIVKRLNGRDSTSMTKAILELANQLGDNLKTLTVDHGKEFANYNLIEEQTGVPLYFAHAYSPHERGSNENRNRVLRRFIPKGQPIDEITDDELIQINWYLNSRPLKCLNWRTPIEIFLRNLRY; encoded by the coding sequence ATGGGCACCACTATTTTATCATTTGAAGACCGCGTTGTCATCGAAACACTTCATCATGAAAAGCACTCACTTCAATGTATTGCCGATTATTTAGGCTTTAGTAAAACCACTATCTTTAATGAGGTTCATCGCTTAGCTGGTGAGTATCACGCAGTTAAGGCTCAAACTGACCATGAAGTTAAACTTAGTCATCGTGGTCGTAAAACCATCTTAACGACTAACCTAAAGCGATTGATTGAAGAAAAAATCAAGATCCAAAAATGGTCAATTGAACAAGTGGCTCATGTAGTTAGAATTGCCTACAAAACCATCTATAACTGGATTGATCAGGGACTACTGGATATTAATGTGACTGATTTACCTGACCATGGTATTCGTCGCAAACGATCTAAAGAAACCCGTGGTAGTTTTAGTCATGGACGTTCCATCGAAGATCGTCCAGCTGAAATTTCTGATCGTAATACTTCAGGTCACTTCGAAGCTGATACAGTTTTATCTGGAAAACGTAAAGGTCAAGCAGTAGCTACGTTTGTCGAGCGTAAGAGTCGGCTTACCATCGTTAAACGGCTTAATGGACGAGATAGTACTTCAATGACCAAGGCTATTTTAGAATTGGCTAACCAGTTAGGAGATAATCTCAAGACCCTTACTGTTGACCATGGGAAAGAATTCGCCAACTACAATTTGATTGAAGAACAGACCGGTGTTCCGCTGTACTTTGCGCACGCTTATTCGCCACATGAACGAGGCAGTAATGAAAATCGCAACCGAGTACTACGCCGCTTCATTCCCAAAGGTCAACCGATTGATGAGATTACCGATGATGAATTGATTCAAATTAACTGGTATTTGAATTCCCGACCACTCAAATGTTTAAATTGGCGAACACCGATTGAGATCTTTTTGCGTAATCTGCGTTACTAA
- a CDS encoding IS30 family transposase yields the protein MQEQNTTVRKKGQHLTSFERGRIATLHSQGYSNRAIARALNVCHQTINNELCRGEIDQVKKVNGQRQYYAVYSPETAQAKYEANRAHCHRPLKLVGVADFIDYFTTHLRQDGWSPDAAVGRAKLEGLYQPEEMVSTKTLYHYIDAQLLEVRNLDLLEKTRHRAKHHHSIKHKRLAGRSIDERPKSIDQRQEFGHFELDTVVGKRNGQESVILTLIERQSRCQILRLIDGRDADSVNYELAKICQEYGSIMKSVTADNGAEFSEVGAVLTGVADLYYAHPYRSSERGTNEAHNRMIRRDVPKGLSMDILGPHDIQAVESKLNNLPRRQTGYQTPKALFSAASAG from the coding sequence ATGCAAGAACAGAATACCACAGTCAGAAAAAAAGGTCAGCACCTAACTTCGTTTGAACGAGGCAGAATTGCTACGCTGCACAGCCAAGGCTATTCCAATCGTGCAATTGCCAGAGCGCTTAATGTTTGTCATCAAACAATCAATAATGAATTGTGCCGCGGCGAGATCGACCAAGTAAAAAAAGTGAATGGTCAACGCCAATATTACGCTGTATACTCACCAGAAACAGCACAAGCTAAGTACGAAGCTAATCGAGCCCACTGTCATCGACCTTTGAAACTCGTCGGTGTCGCTGATTTTATCGACTATTTTACGACTCATTTGCGTCAAGATGGTTGGTCGCCTGATGCAGCAGTAGGACGGGCCAAACTTGAAGGCTTATATCAACCTGAGGAGATGGTCTCGACCAAGACGCTATACCACTATATTGATGCCCAGTTACTTGAAGTCCGTAATCTTGATCTACTCGAAAAAACGCGCCACCGTGCTAAACATCATCACTCGATCAAGCACAAGCGTCTGGCCGGACGGAGTATTGATGAACGGCCTAAAAGTATCGACCAGCGCCAAGAGTTCGGCCATTTCGAATTGGACACCGTGGTGGGCAAGCGCAACGGTCAAGAGAGTGTGATCTTAACGCTGATCGAGCGTCAATCCCGCTGCCAAATTCTACGTTTGATCGATGGTCGTGATGCCGATTCAGTCAACTATGAGCTGGCCAAGATCTGTCAAGAATACGGATCAATCATGAAGTCAGTTACTGCCGATAATGGCGCTGAGTTCTCGGAAGTTGGCGCTGTACTTACCGGTGTCGCTGACCTTTATTATGCCCATCCATATCGTTCCTCTGAGCGTGGGACTAACGAAGCGCATAATCGAATGATCCGCCGCGATGTACCCAAGGGTCTATCCATGGATATTTTGGGTCCTCATGATATCCAAGCAGTTGAGTCAAAGCTAAACAATTTACCGCGCCGGCAAACTGGCTATCAAACACCCAAAGCGCTTTTCTCCGCTGCTTCCGCCGGTTAA
- a CDS encoding thioredoxin family protein — MTIIAIELNESNFIAFVKSGDVLVDFWAAWCVPCQKMTPILLACEQALPQLSVGRLNVDDYPQLTKKLQVQGLPTLLLFQNGEPVARVSGFQPKSRLLDYLQRRLGREQHA; from the coding sequence GTGACGATTATCGCAATCGAATTGAATGAAAGTAATTTTATAGCGTTCGTCAAATCAGGCGATGTACTGGTCGACTTTTGGGCAGCCTGGTGCGTTCCTTGTCAAAAAATGACCCCGATCTTATTGGCCTGTGAGCAGGCCTTGCCCCAGTTAAGCGTCGGTCGTTTAAATGTGGACGATTACCCGCAATTGACCAAAAAGTTGCAAGTTCAAGGTTTGCCAACGCTATTATTGTTTCAAAATGGTGAGCCGGTGGCGCGGGTCAGTGGCTTTCAACCTAAGTCGCGCTTACTTGATTATTTACAACGTAGATTGGGGCGTGAACAGCATGCTTAG
- a CDS encoding transcription repressor NadR, protein MLSGVERRTQIKEQLLAAQKPLSANFFAGQFKVSRQTIVGDIALLRASGEAITAAFNGYLYRNEQAVFTGKIVCKHTPSEAETELRLVVANGGQVLDVTVAHELYGELTGQLNLTNNQEITRFMHNYRTKQAHLLSELTAGVHLHTISCADAAQFNVIKAKLADAGILYSAD, encoded by the coding sequence ATGCTTAGTGGGGTTGAACGGCGAACACAGATCAAGGAACAGTTGCTGGCGGCACAAAAACCGCTTAGCGCCAATTTTTTTGCCGGTCAATTTAAGGTCAGTCGCCAGACGATCGTTGGTGATATTGCGCTATTACGTGCTAGTGGCGAGGCCATCACTGCTGCTTTCAACGGTTATCTGTACCGGAATGAGCAGGCAGTATTTACCGGAAAAATCGTTTGTAAGCACACACCGTCAGAAGCAGAGACCGAATTGCGTTTGGTTGTTGCCAATGGTGGGCAGGTACTAGATGTGACGGTTGCGCATGAGCTTTACGGTGAACTAACTGGACAGTTGAATTTAACTAATAATCAGGAGATCACGCGGTTTATGCACAATTACCGAACTAAGCAGGCACATTTGCTATCAGAATTGACTGCCGGCGTCCATCTACATACGATCAGTTGTGCCGATGCAGCGCAGTTTAATGTGATCAAAGCAAAACTGGCGGATGCGGGAATTTTGTATTCAGCGGATTAA
- the rpsN gene encoding 30S ribosomal protein S14, which translates to MAKKSKIAKAAKIAATVERYAAQRAELKAAHDYTALSRLPRNASPTRMHNRDVLDGRPHGYMRKFGLSRINFREYAHRGQIPGIKKASW; encoded by the coding sequence ATGGCAAAAAAATCAAAAATCGCCAAGGCAGCAAAAATTGCGGCTACCGTTGAACGTTACGCGGCACAACGCGCTGAATTAAAGGCAGCGCATGATTACACTGCGCTGAGCCGTCTCCCGCGCAACGCTTCACCGACCCGCATGCATAACCGCGATGTCCTCGACGGTCGCCCCCACGGTTATATGCGTAAATTCGGTTTATCACGAATTAATTTTCGTGAATACGCACATCGTGGCCAGATTCCGGGTATTAAAAAAGCCAGCTGGTAA
- a CDS encoding MFS transporter, which translates to MQKVSEGKLLTVAGFAWLFDALDVGLLSFIIAALKSEWQLNTVQMGWLGSISSIGMAVGALFFGILADRIGRRDVLVLTLLLFSIGSGISVLATSFTIFAIIRFFVGAGLGGELPVASTLVSESVAPEKRGRIVVLLESFWAGGWICAALIAYFIIPRFGWRVAALGTALTAVYALYIRWQIHEPVTVAKSERPTLLQNIRAVWSAPYAKATLMLWLLWFAVVFSYYGMFLWLPSVLVLKGYSLLNSFGYVLAMTLAQLPGYFTAAWLIEKWGRKWVLIVYLLGTALSAYYFGHAASLGNLLVSGALLSFFDLGAWGALYAYSPEQYPTAIRGTGTGMAAAFGRIGGIVGPLLVGYLLTAQVSVNAIFAIFTGAIIIGILAVALLGEETRGRVLA; encoded by the coding sequence ATGCAAAAAGTTAGTGAAGGTAAACTGTTGACGGTGGCTGGGTTTGCGTGGTTGTTTGATGCGTTAGATGTGGGTTTGTTATCGTTTATTATTGCGGCGTTAAAAAGTGAATGGCAACTGAATACTGTACAAATGGGTTGGCTGGGCAGTATCAGTTCGATCGGGATGGCAGTTGGTGCCTTATTTTTTGGTATTTTAGCTGATCGCATTGGTCGGCGCGATGTTTTAGTATTAACGTTGTTATTATTTTCTATCGGTAGTGGGATTTCTGTTTTGGCGACTAGTTTCACCATTTTTGCAATTATTCGTTTTTTTGTTGGTGCTGGCCTTGGCGGTGAACTGCCGGTGGCGTCAACGTTGGTTTCCGAAAGCGTTGCGCCAGAAAAGCGCGGGCGCATCGTGGTTTTATTGGAGAGTTTTTGGGCCGGTGGTTGGATCTGTGCGGCGTTGATCGCTTATTTTATAATTCCGCGTTTCGGCTGGCGTGTTGCCGCTTTAGGCACTGCCTTGACGGCGGTTTATGCGCTATACATTCGCTGGCAAATTCATGAGCCAGTGACGGTTGCTAAAAGTGAGCGGCCAACTTTATTGCAAAATATTCGTGCGGTTTGGTCAGCGCCATACGCTAAGGCTACATTAATGTTGTGGTTATTATGGTTTGCGGTGGTCTTTTCATATTATGGGATGTTTCTCTGGTTACCTAGTGTTTTAGTGCTGAAAGGGTACAGTCTGTTAAATAGTTTCGGTTATGTACTGGCGATGACGTTGGCGCAATTACCGGGTTATTTCACCGCGGCATGGTTGATCGAAAAGTGGGGCCGTAAATGGGTACTGATCGTGTATTTGTTAGGGACGGCGTTAAGCGCCTATTATTTTGGTCATGCCGCCAGTTTAGGAAATTTGTTAGTTTCCGGCGCTTTGCTGTCGTTTTTTGATTTAGGTGCTTGGGGTGCGTTGTACGCTTATTCACCAGAGCAGTATCCCACTGCCATTCGTGGAACTGGAACCGGGATGGCCGCAGCCTTTGGTCGGATCGGCGGTATTGTGGGGCCGCTGTTAGTGGGTTACTTATTAACCGCGCAGGTCAGCGTTAATGCAATCTTCGCTATTTTTACTGGGGCGATCATTATCGGTATTTTAGCGGTGGCGTTATTAGGTGAGGAAACGCGCGGTCGTGTTTTGGCGTAG
- a CDS encoding GntR family transcriptional regulator, producing the protein MRLRIDVASEVPLYQQIHDQIILGLAAGALRPGEALPAVRQLADELNVNMLTVAKGYNLLKSEGYLISDRSQGTRVAADFQADTIFMQALQTQLHLLTAAAKIRGLSVQDVQQLVTEQYRGFTKGE; encoded by the coding sequence ATGCGGTTACGAATTGATGTGGCCAGTGAAGTGCCGCTTTATCAGCAGATCCATGATCAAATTATTTTAGGCTTAGCGGCTGGGGCGTTGCGGCCAGGTGAAGCCTTACCGGCGGTGCGCCAGTTGGCCGATGAATTAAACGTAAATATGCTAACGGTGGCAAAGGGATACAACTTGTTGAAGTCTGAGGGCTACTTGATCAGTGATCGTAGCCAAGGGACACGAGTGGCGGCTGATTTTCAAGCCGATACGATATTTATGCAGGCACTACAAACACAGTTACACTTACTGACGGCGGCGGCCAAGATTCGCGGCTTATCAGTCCAAGATGTGCAGCAGTTAGTAACTGAACAGTATCGTGGGTTTACGAAGGGGGAATGA
- a CDS encoding PH domain-containing protein codes for MQQLPVGAVRMNGIGTTHFALGNFRVEKRAAKLYVAQDTGAVLLIRTKQRDYYFAAKQPQETRRLYRALQ; via the coding sequence TTGCAACAATTACCGGTCGGTGCGGTACGGATGAATGGGATCGGCACGACTCATTTTGCTTTAGGTAACTTTCGCGTGGAGAAACGGGCGGCAAAATTATATGTGGCTCAAGATACTGGAGCGGTTTTGCTGATCCGCACAAAACAGCGTGATTATTATTTTGCCGCGAAACAACCACAAGAAACGCGCCGTTTATATCGGGCACTGCAATAA
- a CDS encoding glucose-6-phosphate isomerase, whose translation MPALTFHLIIYRRLLADLADKEVYVDVIAKNFTTLEPGIGYRIFKPFLQQKYGAAYAKHLIVTGTHGSNLEKLAQAEGYAFLTFPTDTGSRFSAFSNVGLFPMAVAGIDITTLVHGAMQMRTALQTDITINNPAFQYATLRNFLLHHGKNIEVLAHFEPQLDYFGRWWTQLFAESEGKQCSGLFPVALTYSEDLHSVGQYIQQGQRQLLETMVIIDQPQTDLTIQLSGVNDDLDYLNGLGLWQINKIAEDATITAHQESGVPIIKLHLAELDVTSIGSLFYFFEYAVFISATLAQINPFDQPGVEAYKQLMFAGLGK comes from the coding sequence ATGCCGGCACTAACCTTTCACCTGATTATTTATCGGCGCTTACTCGCGGATCTAGCGGATAAAGAGGTCTATGTCGATGTGATCGCCAAAAATTTCACCACGCTGGAACCGGGAATCGGCTACCGAATCTTCAAACCATTCCTACAACAAAAATACGGTGCTGCTTATGCCAAACATCTAATCGTCACCGGCACGCACGGCAGTAATTTGGAAAAATTAGCACAAGCTGAAGGCTACGCTTTTCTCACTTTTCCCACCGATACCGGTAGCCGGTTCTCCGCCTTTAGCAACGTTGGCCTGTTTCCAATGGCCGTCGCTGGGATCGACATCACCACATTGGTTCACGGGGCCATGCAAATGCGGACCGCGCTGCAAACCGATATCACCATCAATAATCCCGCTTTTCAATACGCCACACTGCGTAATTTTCTATTACACCATGGCAAGAATATCGAAGTATTGGCCCATTTTGAACCGCAATTAGATTACTTTGGTCGTTGGTGGACACAACTTTTTGCCGAAAGTGAAGGTAAACAATGTAGCGGCCTGTTCCCCGTTGCGCTGACCTATTCTGAAGATCTTCATTCCGTTGGCCAGTATATTCAACAAGGTCAACGGCAATTATTGGAAACCATGGTGATCATTGATCAACCGCAAACTGATTTAACGATCCAGCTTAGTGGTGTCAACGATGATCTTGATTATTTAAACGGCTTAGGCCTTTGGCAGATCAACAAAATCGCTGAAGATGCGACGATCACCGCGCATCAGGAAAGCGGCGTACCCATTATCAAGTTGCATTTGGCCGAGTTAGACGTTACTAGTATCGGTAGTTTATTCTATTTTTTCGAATACGCCGTCTTTATCTCGGCAACGCTGGCGCAGATCAATCCGTTCGATCAGCCTGGCGTTGAGGCTTACAAACAATTAATGTTCGCCGGTCTCGGTAAATAA
- the cysE gene encoding serine O-acetyltransferase: MFATAKAIQRRDPAAHSLLEVLLTYSGLHALTWHRFSHWLYQHHFYLAASLSAHWAKKITGIEIHPGAQIGRQLFIDHGAGVVIGETAIVGDNVTILHGVTLGSRHATNGRRHPQVGNNVLIGAHAQILGPITIHDNAKIGAGAVVLDDVAAGHTAVGIPAQAQPQHPAKIVQLAHN, translated from the coding sequence ATGTTTGCCACCGCGAAGGCCATTCAACGACGTGATCCAGCGGCGCACAGTTTACTGGAAGTTTTACTGACATACTCTGGATTGCATGCGCTGACGTGGCATCGTTTTTCACACTGGCTTTACCAACATCATTTTTATTTAGCCGCTAGTCTCAGTGCGCATTGGGCCAAAAAAATTACCGGGATCGAAATTCATCCCGGCGCCCAGATCGGCCGGCAGCTTTTTATTGATCATGGTGCCGGCGTTGTGATCGGCGAAACTGCTATCGTGGGTGATAACGTGACGATCTTACACGGTGTCACCCTGGGTTCGCGCCACGCCACCAATGGCCGCCGTCATCCCCAAGTGGGTAACAACGTACTGATTGGTGCCCACGCGCAAATTCTCGGTCCGATCACGATCCATGACAATGCTAAAATTGGTGCTGGCGCGGTGGTCCTTGATGACGTTGCGGCTGGTCACACGGCGGTTGGTATCCCAGCGCAAGCGCAGCCACAGCACCCTGCAAAAATCGTTCAACTTGCACACAATTAG
- a CDS encoding trans-sulfuration enzyme family protein: MKFDTTLIHGGVSEDKDTGAVSVPIYQSSTFHQHVLGGEPKWEYARTGNPTRNAVEQLIADLEGGVAGFAFASGSAAIHAVLSLFSQGDHLVVGNDVYGGTFRLLNQVMVRQGLTFTAVDTRDLDAVAAAIQDNTKALYLETPTNPLLHVSDLKALSSLAKKHDLLTIVDNTFATPYNQRPLELGADIVVHSASKYLGGHSDLVAGLAVTNNTDLAERIGFLQNAIGAILGPQDSWLLQRGIKTLGVRMRAHEANTQAVFHYLEKQTKVAKIYYPGQPGTEDYATAKAQMDGFGGMISFELQAGLDAKTFVESLKLVALAESLGSLESLIEVPAVMTHGSIPREIRLANGIQDELIRLSVGLEDITDLIADLDQAFAAL; encoded by the coding sequence ATGAAATTTGATACAACCTTGATCCACGGCGGCGTTAGCGAAGACAAAGATACAGGTGCCGTTAGTGTGCCGATCTACCAAAGTTCCACTTTCCATCAACATGTTCTTGGTGGCGAACCTAAATGGGAATACGCCCGCACCGGTAACCCAACCCGCAATGCCGTAGAACAATTAATCGCCGATCTTGAAGGCGGCGTAGCTGGTTTTGCCTTTGCTTCCGGTTCAGCAGCTATTCATGCTGTTTTATCCCTATTTTCACAAGGTGATCATTTAGTTGTCGGCAACGATGTTTACGGCGGTACTTTCCGCTTGCTAAATCAAGTAATGGTTCGCCAAGGCTTGACCTTTACTGCTGTCGACACACGTGACCTGGATGCCGTTGCTGCGGCCATCCAAGATAACACCAAAGCCTTATATTTAGAAACCCCCACTAACCCGCTGCTACACGTTTCTGATTTGAAAGCACTTAGCAGTCTAGCTAAAAAGCATGATCTGCTGACGATCGTTGATAACACGTTCGCCACACCGTACAACCAACGGCCACTGGAACTGGGCGCTGATATTGTGGTGCATAGCGCCTCCAAATACCTCGGTGGTCATAGCGATCTTGTGGCTGGCTTAGCGGTCACGAACAATACCGATTTGGCCGAACGCATTGGCTTCTTGCAAAACGCGATCGGCGCGATTCTTGGCCCCCAAGATAGTTGGTTATTACAACGCGGCATTAAAACATTAGGCGTCCGGATGCGGGCCCATGAAGCTAACACCCAAGCCGTTTTCCACTATTTGGAAAAACAAACAAAAGTTGCTAAAATCTATTATCCTGGCCAACCGGGCACTGAAGATTATGCAACGGCCAAAGCGCAAATGGATGGCTTTGGCGGGATGATCTCCTTTGAATTACAAGCTGGTTTAGACGCCAAAACTTTCGTTGAAAGTTTGAAGTTAGTGGCTTTGGCCGAAAGCTTAGGCTCACTAGAAAGTTTGATCGAAGTGCCGGCAGTGATGACTCATGGCTCAATTCCCCGTGAAATTCGTTTAGCCAATGGTATTCAAGATGAACTGATCCGGTTATCAGTTGGCCTAGAAGATATTACCGATCTGATCGCTGATTTAGACCAAGCCTTTGCTGCACTATAA
- a CDS encoding PLP-dependent cysteine synthase family protein: MIYQNVNQLIGDTPLLELDLPVPNDSHIYAKLEMFNPGGSIKDRLGVAMIEAGIKQGKITTGTTIIEPTAGNTGIGVALAAQQHHLPVILVVPEKFSFEKQTLMKALGAKLINTPTAAGIKGAIAKAEELAAATPSSFVPMQFKNPANPQAYYDTLGPELTADLGTKIDAFVAGAGSGGTFAGIAKYLQDRLPQVKAYTVEPEGSILNGGPEHSHRTEGIGVEFVPPFFQDVKIDQIYTISDDDAFTNVKLLAQEHGLLVGSSSGAALAASLQVAATLPAGSNIITIFPDSSERYLSENIYQ, translated from the coding sequence ATGATCTATCAAAACGTCAACCAATTGATCGGCGACACACCCTTGTTAGAATTGGATTTACCGGTTCCAAACGACAGCCATATTTATGCCAAATTAGAAATGTTTAACCCTGGTGGTAGCATTAAAGATCGCCTCGGTGTGGCCATGATTGAAGCCGGCATTAAACAAGGTAAGATCACTACTGGTACAACGATCATCGAACCAACTGCCGGCAATACTGGCATTGGTGTGGCACTGGCAGCCCAACAACATCACTTACCAGTCATTCTGGTAGTACCGGAAAAATTCAGCTTTGAAAAACAAACGTTGATGAAAGCACTTGGCGCTAAGTTGATCAATACGCCAACTGCTGCTGGTATCAAAGGCGCTATCGCTAAAGCGGAAGAATTGGCGGCGGCAACACCGAGCAGTTTCGTCCCGATGCAGTTTAAGAATCCAGCGAATCCGCAGGCTTATTACGATACTTTAGGCCCTGAATTGACTGCTGACCTAGGCACCAAGATCGATGCCTTTGTCGCTGGTGCTGGTAGTGGTGGTACCTTTGCAGGTATTGCAAAATATTTACAGGATCGCCTGCCGCAAGTTAAGGCTTATACCGTTGAACCTGAAGGCTCGATCCTTAATGGTGGCCCCGAGCATAGTCACCGCACCGAAGGGATTGGCGTTGAATTTGTACCACCTTTTTTCCAAGACGTCAAAATCGATCAAATCTACACGATCAGCGATGATGATGCCTTTACCAACGTTAAATTATTGGCACAGGAACATGGCTTACTCGTTGGTAGCTCTAGTGGCGCTGCATTGGCCGCCAGTCTACAAGTAGCTGCTACACTACCAGCTGGCAGCAACATCATCACTATTTTTCCAGACAGCAGCGAACGTTATCTTAGCGAAAATATTTATCAATAG